One genomic window of Stomatohabitans albus includes the following:
- the lexA gene encoding transcriptional repressor LexA, producing the protein MSPQPNPTDHMPDLLTPRQQRIMECIGQFVSTHGFPPTVREICERVGLSSPSSVHSQLRTLEEMGYLNRNASLPRAMELLPKAYDHLGIVNPTLTGTSVPIPLVGAIAAGAPILAEEHIDEYISLPESIVGDGTLFALTVRGESMIEAGVLPGDTVIVRQQQQVEQGEMCAALIEDGATVKYFRRTRAGDVFLDPANEYYEPIPLTPEQVSAAIMGKVVAVLRKV; encoded by the coding sequence CTCCTCACTCCTCGGCAGCAGCGCATCATGGAGTGCATCGGGCAGTTTGTGTCTACCCACGGGTTTCCACCCACCGTGCGCGAAATATGTGAACGTGTGGGGTTAAGTAGCCCCTCAAGCGTGCATAGTCAATTGCGCACCCTTGAAGAGATGGGGTACTTAAATCGAAATGCATCACTCCCCCGTGCGATGGAACTCTTACCCAAGGCCTATGATCACCTTGGCATCGTGAACCCAACGCTGACAGGCACATCCGTACCAATTCCGTTAGTTGGTGCGATTGCCGCCGGTGCCCCAATCTTGGCCGAGGAACATATTGATGAATATATTTCCCTCCCCGAATCCATTGTCGGTGATGGCACCCTTTTTGCTCTCACCGTGCGCGGCGAATCCATGATCGAAGCCGGTGTCTTACCTGGTGACACGGTCATCGTTCGCCAGCAGCAACAAGTTGAACAAGGCGAGATGTGTGCTGCACTCATTGAGGATGGGGCAACGGTCAAGTACTTCCGTCGAACTCGGGCAGGAGATGTATTTCTCGACCCCGCAAACGAGTACTACGAACCCATTCCCTTAACTCCTGAGCAGGTGAGTGCAGCGATCATGGGCAAAGTCGTAGCTGTCTTACGAAAGGTATAG
- a CDS encoding ABC transporter ATP-binding protein, translated as MTIGSTRILTDVSVDVPVGKITGLLGPNGAGKTTLLRAMCGTLMPTKGKVRLNGRNIHRIGPKDRAKVIAYVEQHQHADVDLTVRQVVALGRIPHSNQWTTKGEETSAIIDKSLQTVKLAHLADRTWNGLSGGERQRVHLARALAQEPQILGLDEPTNHLDLNNQISFLNLIRDLGLTTIIVIHDLDMAAAYCDEVVILDQGLRIDGGTTRSTLTSQHMADVFRVEANTQEDDRLRVLWSGTTD; from the coding sequence GTGACCATTGGCTCAACCCGCATCTTGACCGATGTTTCTGTTGATGTGCCAGTAGGCAAAATCACTGGCTTACTTGGCCCCAACGGAGCCGGGAAAACAACGTTGCTGCGTGCAATGTGTGGCACTTTGATGCCTACAAAAGGCAAGGTTCGCCTGAATGGACGTAACATTCATCGCATCGGGCCTAAGGATCGGGCCAAAGTCATTGCGTATGTTGAACAACATCAGCATGCCGATGTGGACTTGACGGTGCGTCAGGTGGTTGCGCTTGGGCGTATTCCTCACTCAAACCAATGGACAACCAAAGGCGAAGAAACCTCGGCCATTATTGATAAGAGTTTGCAAACGGTGAAACTCGCCCACCTCGCTGATCGCACATGGAACGGCTTGTCTGGTGGGGAACGACAGCGGGTGCATCTGGCAAGGGCCCTTGCCCAGGAACCGCAGATTCTCGGCCTTGACGAGCCAACCAATCACTTAGACCTTAACAATCAGATTTCGTTTTTGAATCTTATTCGAGACCTTGGGTTGACCACGATTATTGTGATCCACGACCTTGATATGGCGGCCGCGTACTGTGATGAGGTCGTTATCCTCGACCAAGGGCTGCGTATTGACGGCGGAACCACACGCTCAACCCTGACCTCGCAGCATATGGCCGATGTGTTCCGTGTGGAGGCAAATACACAAGAAGATGACCGGCTTCGTGTGCTTTGGAGTGGCACGACCGATTGA
- the hflX gene encoding GTPase HflX gives MSDLSSLRAQEVEELRREVEEGRLELRRAERRRLLAERIGDDAPREGVAIFRKVDEAILVALHAPGETSAMVDASLDELELLLNTAGGESVGRVIQRRERPDVATFIGRGKVSELRDLVKAEGADAVVFDQDLSPAQQRNLEERLGVKVLDRTIVILDIFAQHASSQEGAAQVELAQLQYLLPRLRGWGDALSRQAGGIGTRGPGESQLEVDRRKLNRRITKLKRDLKDAERIRRVKSKQRRENRIPSVALVGYTNAGKSTLMNAMTGADVLVADQLFATLDTTARQLHLPDGRTPVLTDTVGFVRKLPTPLVEAFKSTLEDTITGDLLLHVVDASHPEAEAHMIAVDDVLEEIGADQQPRVLVLNKADRAEADELERLRREAVARGHQVRVVSAITGEGIDELINLIANNLPPYRRVIRALVPYDQAQLVALAHQEGEVLERDDREDGTWLIANVPRSVGHQLRPYLEIWPWADDDSPDA, from the coding sequence GTGAGTGATCTTTCTTCCTTGCGTGCCCAAGAAGTAGAAGAACTCCGCCGCGAGGTAGAAGAAGGTCGCTTAGAGCTGCGCCGTGCCGAACGCCGTCGGTTGCTGGCCGAGCGTATCGGTGATGACGCACCACGAGAAGGTGTTGCGATCTTCCGGAAGGTTGACGAGGCAATCCTTGTGGCCCTCCATGCACCCGGGGAAACCAGTGCAATGGTGGATGCCAGCCTGGACGAACTTGAGTTGTTGCTCAATACCGCAGGTGGGGAAAGCGTTGGCCGCGTAATCCAACGCCGTGAACGCCCCGATGTCGCAACCTTCATCGGGCGCGGGAAAGTGTCTGAGCTTCGTGATCTTGTCAAAGCTGAAGGCGCCGACGCGGTGGTCTTTGACCAAGATTTATCACCGGCCCAACAGCGCAACCTTGAAGAGCGCCTCGGCGTGAAGGTTTTGGACCGGACCATTGTTATTTTGGATATCTTTGCCCAGCACGCATCCAGTCAAGAAGGTGCCGCTCAAGTCGAGCTTGCCCAGTTGCAGTATTTACTGCCGCGGCTGCGTGGTTGGGGTGATGCATTGAGCCGTCAGGCCGGTGGGATAGGTACCCGCGGTCCTGGAGAAAGTCAGCTTGAAGTTGACCGGCGTAAATTGAATCGGCGTATCACCAAATTGAAGCGAGATTTAAAGGACGCTGAGCGTATTCGTCGAGTTAAGTCAAAACAGCGGCGAGAGAACCGTATCCCATCGGTTGCCTTAGTTGGTTACACGAATGCCGGTAAGTCAACGCTTATGAACGCGATGACCGGAGCTGACGTCCTGGTCGCCGATCAGCTCTTTGCTACCTTGGATACGACAGCACGCCAGTTACATCTCCCTGACGGTCGTACACCGGTGTTGACCGACACGGTTGGCTTTGTGCGCAAGCTTCCAACCCCATTAGTGGAGGCATTTAAGAGCACGCTCGAGGACACGATTACGGGTGATTTGTTACTCCATGTTGTCGATGCCAGTCACCCCGAGGCTGAAGCCCACATGATCGCCGTGGATGATGTGCTTGAAGAGATCGGGGCCGATCAACAACCCCGTGTCCTTGTGTTGAATAAGGCAGATCGTGCTGAGGCAGACGAACTCGAACGGTTACGTCGTGAAGCGGTTGCACGCGGTCACCAAGTGCGGGTGGTCAGTGCAATTACCGGTGAAGGTATTGATGAACTGATCAACCTCATTGCTAATAATTTACCGCCCTATCGTCGCGTTATTCGTGCCCTCGTACCTTACGATCAGGCGCAGCTGGTCGCGCTTGCACACCAGGAAGGGGAAGTGCTGGAACGTGATGATCGCGAAGATGGTACGTGGCTGATCGCCAACGTTCCGCGGTCCGTTGGCCATCAATTACGGCCATATCTCGAGATATGGCCGTGGGCAGACGACGATAGCCCAGATGCCTGA